In a genomic window of Xenopus laevis strain J_2021 chromosome 5S, Xenopus_laevis_v10.1, whole genome shotgun sequence:
- the LOC121394175 gene encoding uncharacterized protein LOC121394175 — protein sequence MYFLLTSCSSVEKTYLSSDWSIFNPKPSDWSIQKRGVASQEKPRRPAIKGRTGEHSSFFAGSRRERIVLEMAEENPDGRLRDILRWIQAEAGHEDIQTLLQQCQLASSTTTAVTSLPTAEPPGSPSEEAASSSGAASDVAIQRTPASRGPGKRRIVAVKRNTRGKQAAKKRTQMTSAVSAKKRIVADPPQTGVWPSASPPSSRVSSAAVASGGPLHQKSFNTSGPFPSTGSGGGPAAGSSYEGHQVSRGPQSRPEPGPSSCNTIGHPVLPPAIRGHTSPSVTHSAPQPAGFTPQEESQPIQVIVQRALGNRQLFGQRRNTMPPTSVEFSIARISKWLSMSLADKTWHAYIASWNEWMKFKTSFPKEHYQRDSDVLLSFVLEQVEAQYSLSAITKKLAGISFFLKVQSEADITKSFLVKQILRGVGRITRSVDIRRPITLSLLKDLVSVLPQICYSRFETMLFTLLFSVSFFGALRVSESVSQSKRSPGGIGSEDIHLVEGKLKIILKKSKTDKVGRGTTIWLGNSTEQSICPVLAFRHYQQVRPCLPGPFFIHSDGSFLTRFQFVKILKGAVSKLGIPPDHYNTHSFRIGAATQASLMGLGEEFIKRLGRWNSSRYQLYVRPTLV from the exons atgtattttttacttACCTCGTGTAGTTCTGTGGAAAAAACTTACCTCTCTTCCGATTGGTCAATTTTCAATCCCAAGCCTTCTGATTGGTCGATTCAAAAAAGGGGCGTGGCTTCACAGGAAAAGCCGCGAAGACCGGCTATAAAAGGACGAACCGGCGAACACTCTTCATTCTTCGCCGGCAGCCGACGTGAGAGGATCGTCTTGGAAATGGCTGAAGAGAATCCCGACGGCAGACTTCGCGACATCCTTCGATGGATCCAGGCGGAGGCGGGACATGAAGACATCCAGACGCTCCTTCAGCAGTGCCAGCTCGCATCATCGACGACGACagcggtgacatcacttccgactGCAGAGCCTCCAGGATCGCCGTCAGAGGAAGCTGCGTCATCTTCAGGAGCCGCATCTGACGTCGCCATCCAGCGCACCCCAGCTTCACGCGGACCAGGAAAGAGGCGGATCGTCGCCGTCAAGAGGAACACCAGAGGGAAACAAGCGGCGAAGAAGAGAACCCAGATGACGTCAGCGGTCTCCGCCAAGAAGAGGATCGTCGCTGACCCGCCGCAGACAGGAGTTTGGCCGTCGGCTTCCCCCCCTTCATCGCGAGTGAGTTCCGCCGCTGTTGCAAGTGGTGGGCCGCTCCATCAAAAGAGCTTTAACACTTCAGGGCCCTTTCCTTCCACAGGGTCCGGGGGAGGTCCGGCAGCCGGCAGCTCCTATGAGGGGCACCAGGTCAGCAGGGGCCCCCAAAGCCGCCCAGAACCGGGGCCCTCCAGCTGTAACACTATAGGGCACCCGGTTCTGCCACCTGCTATCAGGGGTCATACATCACCATCTGTCACCCACAGCGCACCCCAGCCTGCTGGTTTTACCCCTCAGGAGGAGAGTCAACCCATCCAAGTGATTG TTCAACGAGCTCTGGGAAATCGCCAATTATTTGGACAAAGAAGGAACACCATGCCCCCAACATCTGTGGAATTTAGTATTGCCAGAATTTCAAAATGGTTAAGTATGTCATTGGCAGACAAAACCTGGCATGCTTACATCGCAAGCTGGAATGAGTGGATGAAGTTCAAAACAAGTTTTCCTAAAGAGCATTATCAAAGGGACAGTGACGTCTTATTGTCTTTTGTACTGGAGCAAGTTGAGGCTCAGTACTCTCTTTCAGCTATAACTAAAAAATTAGCAGGcatatctttctttttaaaggttCAAAGTGAGGCTGACATAACTAAATCCTTTTTGGTTAAACAAATTCTTCGGGGTGTTGGTAGGATTACACGATCTGTAGACATTAGGAGACCCATCACATTATCATTGTTGAAAGATCTCGTTTCGGTCCTACCTCAAATATGCTATTCTCGGTTTGAAACAATGTTGTTTACGTTGTTATTTTCTGTGTCGTTCTTTGGTGCCCTTCGGGTAAGTGAGTCGGTCTCTCAGAGTAAAAGATCCCCAGGGGGTATTGGGAGTGAAGACATTCATCTGGTTGAGGGCAAAttaaagattatattaaaaaaatcaaaaacggaTAAAGTAGGAAGAGGGACAACCATTTGGCTTGGTAATAGCACGGAACAGTCAATATGTCCAGTATTAGCTTTTAGACATTATCAGCAAGTCAGACCCTGCCTTCCTGGCCCTTTCTTTATACACAGTGATGGATCTTTCCTTACAAGATTTCAATTTGTGAAAATTCTCAAAGGAGCTGTCAGTAAGCTAGGTATACCACCTGACCATTATAACACACATTCTTTTCGCATTGGAGCTGCCACACAAGCCTCATTGATGGGTTTAGGAGAAGAGTTCATCAAAAGGCTTGGCAGATGGAACTCCTCTAGGTATCAACTTTATGTCAGACCTACCCTGGTTTAG